The following proteins come from a genomic window of Candidatus Aminicenantes bacterium:
- a CDS encoding penicillin-binding transpeptidase domain-containing protein, translating to SPLSQKPLTTILTAVVNRGTGKKAGIEGIEIAGKTGTARKIKDGKYTTTYVSSFGGFFPARHPQVTVFVMIDEPLGMYYGGDVAAPLFRSIAAKIMPYLNLFPDLPERKEITL from the coding sequence TCGCCCCTCAGCCAGAAGCCGTTGACAACGATTCTGACCGCGGTGGTCAATCGGGGAACGGGAAAGAAGGCCGGGATCGAGGGCATTGAAATCGCCGGAAAAACCGGGACGGCCCGCAAGATCAAGGACGGGAAGTATACCACAACCTATGTTTCCTCCTTCGGCGGATTCTTTCCGGCCCGCCATCCGCAGGTGACCGTTTTCGTGATGATCGACGAGCCGCTGGGCATGTATTACGGCGGCGACGTGGCGGCGCCGTTGTTCAGGTCCATCGCGGCCAAAATCATGCCGTACCTTAATCTTTTTCCCGACCTGCCCGAGCGCAAGGAGATCACCCTGTGA